CCTCGCTCCGTCAACAACTGATGTTTTATTATCATGGCGATATTGCGACCAGTCCCCAATGATTTTTGCATTTTGATGATGAAGCACTGAAGTCAGCTGCAAGGTATAGCGCTCAAACCATGACCAATGTTGGCAACGCTCAGGCTTAGCCGCTGGAGATAACAGCTGACGTTTAAATGCCGATAACAAACCCGTGATTTTAAACCTTTGATACCAAGGCGATAAATTACCCGCACTTGAGTTAAGCAAGCTCACTTTAGCCACTTTAAGTGCAACGTTTTGCGTTACTTGTTGTGTATCTTGCACTGCGACCTGACTTTGTAGCCATTCACTTTCTAACTGCCGTGCCAGCAAGGTGGCAAGCATGCCGCCCATAGACAAGCCGACAATATGCAGCGCTGGCAATTCGCTTTGCTTATCTAATGATACTATTTCCGCTAACTGCTCTCGTATCTGTGCAATCAGTGCAGGGCAATAATCTTGAAGAACGATTGGGCTTGACTGCTGCGCCAACTTGCCACTGCCGGGCACATCAATACAAATCACCTTATGCCCTAGCTCACGCAAACGCTGCTCAAACCCTGCCCAATGGCGACTGTCTCGCATTAAACCGCGTAGTAACACTATGACCATCCGTCCTCCCAAATCCGCATCTAACTTTCCGTCACTCGTGCTCGTTTAGTTTTTAGCGCTTGTACCATTTAGCGTGAGCTTGCTGACGATATTGCTCAAATGCTGAGTTTGGCATTTTCTCCAACATCTCACTATAAGCAGCATCAAGTAAAAACTGCATCAAGGTAATATGCCGACGTAAAATACGTTGATGCCGATGGCGTTGCTGTGGGTTAAAATAACCATGAAAGTTAAACACTTGCCTTGGATTCTTTTTTACCCACGCCCACGAGCCCATTTCTAGGGTTAACGGCACTAACTTTGGCAAGCTGGTCCCCCTATTTCCTGCATCAACTGAAGCTGGCATATTTTGCTGATAAATATAATCCCAAAGGTCACCATGGGTGCGATAAAACTGACTCTGGGGCGCACATTGATAGTAACTATGGTGAGGATAACCCGCATCAAACAACTGCTTTAAATACTGCACATAAGCAGCACCTGCAAATGGCGCTTTAGTGTAGGCGTTGGGAAACCATAAATGATCTAACAACCCAAACCCTGAATGCACATCAAGTGAAATAAGGCTTGAGCTGCTGTCAATTAAGCGCTGCACATAATCAATCAGCACCTGAGTTTCTAACTCAGTGTCACCTTCGCCTCGATACCAGGGTAAGTGCTTACTCACCGATTGACCACCAACCATAAAGGTCACAGGCTCAATGGCTGAAAGTGGTGCGTTACGCATTAAATCGACGTTATTGCCATTGCCACGCGTGCCTTTGAATACACCTACCGGGTTAGCAATGGGCACAAACGCAATACGCACTTTTTGCAACAACTGCTGTAAATGCACGTCCCAATCAAGGCGTTTAAGCAAGCTTGATAGAAAAGATAAAAC
This DNA window, taken from Shewanella maritima, encodes the following:
- a CDS encoding alpha/beta fold hydrolase, translating into MVIVLLRGLMRDSRHWAGFEQRLRELGHKVICIDVPGSGKLAQQSSPIVLQDYCPALIAQIREQLAEIVSLDKQSELPALHIVGLSMGGMLATLLARQLESEWLQSQVAVQDTQQVTQNVALKVAKVSLLNSSAGNLSPWYQRFKITGLLSAFKRQLLSPAAKPERCQHWSWFERYTLQLTSVLHHQNAKIIGDWSQYRHDNKTSVVDGARQLLAAARFNAPQLTCPLQVIVGRDDKLVSTNCSENLSRFYSAELHVIDNAGHDVTLDKPREVAELLSG
- a CDS encoding M14 family zinc carboxypeptidase; amino-acid sequence: MALFARQRTFEVDMLARIIAQHQHLFRHHTLAERMCLGQPLPVKSIELGARGVGMPTVLFVGGIHGVERIGSQVVLSFLSSLLKRLDWDVHLQQLLQKVRIAFVPIANPVGVFKGTRGNGNNVDLMRNAPLSAIEPVTFMVGGQSVSKHLPWYRGEGDTELETQVLIDYVQRLIDSSSSLISLDVHSGFGLLDHLWFPNAYTKAPFAGAAYVQYLKQLFDAGYPHHSYYQCAPQSQFYRTHGDLWDYIYQQNMPASVDAGNRGTSLPKLVPLTLEMGSWAWVKKNPRQVFNFHGYFNPQQRHRHQRILRRHITLMQFLLDAAYSEMLEKMPNSAFEQYRQQAHAKWYKR